One genomic segment of Nonomuraea coxensis DSM 45129 includes these proteins:
- the hrpA gene encoding ATP-dependent RNA helicase HrpA, with protein sequence MGTPSLSSPLADLQSRLPELMPRDQRRLRRRLDGMRRIRSRDTRDKIVAEILADVERAERRLERRRAAVPVISYPEQLPVSQRKDDILAAIRDHQVVIIAGETGSGKTTQIPKICLELGRGVRGLIGHTQPRRIAARTVAERVAEELGTGLGEVVGYKVRFTDQASERTLVKLMTDGILLAELQNDRLLDQYDTLIIDEAHERSLNIDFILGYLKQLLPERPDLKVIITSATIDPERFSRHFGDAPIIEVSGRTYPVEVRYRPLEDDDDQTQGIVNACRELVAEGPGDILVFLSGEREIRDAADALAKAEFRNTEILPLYARLSAAEQHRVFQSHTGRRIVLATNVAETSLTVPGIKYVVDPGFARISRYSHRTKVQRLPIEPISQASANQRKGRSGRTSDGICVRLYEEEDFLSRPEFTDPEILRTNLASVILQMTAIGLGDIEAFPFVEPPDRRQVKDGVNLLHELGAFDAQGRLTPIGRKLATLPVDPRLGRMVLEAEKNGCLREVMVIAAALSIQDPRERPADKQQQADEKHRRFADPDSDFMAHLNLWNYLRDKQRELSSSAFRRLCKAEFLNYLRVREWQDIYSQLRQSLGVQPDSAPADPYHVHVSLLVGLLSHIGVKDVLDKQRPAEGGRRPIQEYLGARNARFAIFPGSSLAKKQPQWIMSAELVETSRLWARVNAKIEPAWVEPLAQHLVKRTYSEPHWEKNQGAVIALEKVTLYGVPLVVGRKVNYGRIDPDLCRELFIRHALVEGDWDTHHRFLKDNRKLLGEVEELENRARRRDIMVGDEALFDFYDQRVPADVVSARHFDSWWKTARQQTPDLLTFSPEMLVNEGADVSARDYPDTWKQLGQRMRLTYQFEPGADADGVTVHVPLQVLNQVGSDGFDWQIPGLREELITALIRSLPKNLRRNFVPAPNYAKQVLAAVRPGGEPLLAAVERELLRLTGVRVPREAWQLDQIPDHLRITYRVIDERKRTLAEDKDLDALKRRLAPRLRQTLAEAGDDLERTGLRTWSFGSLPRVFEQGRMKGYPALVDAGDSVSVKIFETEAEQRRAHWPGVRRLLLLNVTNPAKSLLAGLSNQAKLALSRSPHGGAVALFDDVVNAAVDQLMEEAGGPAWDPVAFDRLYQHVRADLHDTAAGVLAKVEQILAVWHEAAARLDALRPSAATDDLRDQLKHLIYKGFVTATGHRRLSDLLRYIRAAERRLTKLPEDPWRDQEWMDRVHKVEDDYHDLLDKLPPARRGDPDVTEIRWMIEELRVSFFAQTLGTPTPISEKRITKAMDKLTS encoded by the coding sequence ATGGGAACGCCTTCCTTGTCCTCTCCGCTCGCCGACCTCCAGTCCCGCCTGCCCGAGCTCATGCCGCGCGACCAGCGGCGGCTGCGGCGCAGGCTCGACGGCATGCGCAGGATCCGCTCCCGCGACACCCGCGACAAGATCGTCGCCGAGATCCTGGCCGACGTCGAACGCGCCGAGCGGCGTCTCGAACGCCGCCGCGCGGCCGTGCCCGTCATCAGCTATCCGGAGCAGCTTCCGGTCTCGCAGCGCAAGGACGACATCCTCGCCGCGATCCGCGACCACCAGGTCGTGATCATCGCCGGCGAGACCGGGTCCGGCAAGACGACCCAGATCCCGAAGATCTGCCTGGAGCTGGGGCGCGGCGTACGCGGCCTGATCGGCCACACCCAGCCCCGCCGCATCGCCGCCCGCACGGTCGCCGAGCGCGTCGCCGAGGAGCTCGGCACCGGCCTCGGCGAGGTCGTCGGCTACAAGGTGCGCTTCACCGACCAGGCGAGCGAGCGCACCCTCGTCAAGCTGATGACCGACGGCATCCTGCTGGCCGAGCTGCAGAACGACCGCCTGCTCGACCAGTACGACACCCTGATCATCGACGAGGCCCACGAGCGCAGCCTCAACATCGACTTCATCCTCGGCTACCTCAAGCAGCTCCTGCCCGAGCGCCCCGACCTCAAGGTCATCATCACCAGCGCCACCATCGACCCCGAGCGCTTCTCCCGGCACTTCGGCGACGCGCCGATCATCGAGGTCTCCGGCCGCACCTACCCGGTCGAGGTGCGCTACCGGCCGCTGGAGGACGACGACGACCAGACCCAGGGCATCGTCAACGCCTGCCGCGAGCTGGTCGCCGAGGGGCCGGGCGATATCCTCGTGTTCCTGTCCGGCGAGCGGGAGATCCGCGACGCCGCCGACGCCCTCGCCAAGGCCGAGTTCCGCAACACCGAGATCCTGCCGCTCTACGCCCGGCTCAGCGCCGCCGAGCAGCACCGCGTCTTCCAGTCGCACACCGGCCGCCGCATCGTCCTCGCCACCAACGTGGCCGAGACCTCGCTCACCGTCCCCGGCATCAAATACGTCGTGGACCCCGGCTTCGCCCGCATCTCCCGCTACAGCCACCGCACCAAGGTCCAGCGCCTGCCCATCGAGCCCATCTCGCAGGCGAGCGCCAACCAGCGCAAGGGCCGCTCGGGCCGCACCTCCGACGGCATCTGCGTCCGGCTGTACGAGGAGGAGGACTTCCTCAGCCGGCCCGAGTTCACCGACCCCGAGATCCTGCGGACCAACCTGGCCTCGGTCATCCTGCAGATGACCGCGATCGGGCTCGGCGACATCGAGGCGTTCCCGTTCGTCGAGCCGCCGGACCGCCGCCAGGTCAAGGACGGCGTCAACCTGCTGCACGAGCTGGGCGCCTTCGACGCGCAGGGCCGGCTCACGCCGATCGGCCGCAAGCTCGCCACCCTGCCGGTCGACCCGCGGCTCGGCCGCATGGTGCTGGAGGCGGAGAAGAACGGCTGCCTGCGCGAGGTCATGGTCATCGCCGCCGCCCTGTCCATCCAGGACCCGCGCGAGCGGCCCGCCGACAAGCAGCAGCAGGCCGACGAGAAGCACCGCCGCTTCGCCGACCCCGACTCCGACTTCATGGCCCACCTCAACCTGTGGAACTACCTGCGCGACAAGCAGCGGGAGCTGTCCTCCAGCGCGTTCCGCCGGCTGTGCAAGGCCGAGTTCCTCAATTACCTGCGCGTCCGGGAGTGGCAGGACATCTACAGCCAGCTCCGCCAGTCGCTCGGGGTCCAGCCCGACAGCGCACCCGCCGACCCCTACCACGTGCACGTGTCGCTGCTGGTCGGGCTGCTGTCGCACATCGGCGTCAAGGACGTGCTCGACAAGCAGCGCCCGGCCGAGGGCGGCCGGCGGCCGATCCAGGAATACCTCGGCGCCCGCAACGCCCGCTTCGCCATCTTCCCCGGCTCCTCCCTCGCCAAGAAGCAGCCGCAGTGGATCATGTCGGCGGAGCTCGTCGAGACCTCCAGGCTCTGGGCGCGGGTCAACGCCAAGATCGAGCCCGCCTGGGTCGAACCCCTCGCCCAGCACCTGGTCAAACGCACCTACTCCGAGCCCCACTGGGAGAAGAACCAGGGCGCGGTCATCGCCCTGGAGAAGGTCACGCTCTACGGCGTGCCCCTCGTCGTCGGCCGCAAGGTCAACTACGGCCGCATCGACCCCGACCTGTGCCGCGAGCTGTTCATCCGGCACGCCCTGGTCGAGGGCGACTGGGACACCCACCACCGCTTCCTCAAGGACAACCGCAAGCTGCTCGGCGAGGTCGAGGAGCTGGAGAACCGCGCCCGCCGGCGCGACATCATGGTGGGCGACGAGGCCCTGTTCGACTTCTACGACCAGCGCGTCCCCGCCGACGTGGTCTCGGCCCGGCACTTCGACTCCTGGTGGAAGACGGCCAGGCAGCAGACGCCCGACCTGCTCACGTTCTCGCCGGAGATGCTGGTCAACGAGGGCGCCGACGTCAGCGCCCGCGACTACCCCGACACCTGGAAGCAGCTCGGCCAGCGGATGCGGCTGACCTACCAGTTCGAGCCGGGGGCCGACGCCGACGGCGTCACCGTGCACGTGCCGCTCCAGGTGCTCAACCAGGTCGGCTCCGACGGCTTCGACTGGCAGATCCCCGGCCTGCGCGAGGAGCTGATCACGGCGCTGATCCGCTCCCTGCCGAAGAACCTGCGCCGCAACTTCGTGCCCGCGCCCAACTACGCCAAGCAGGTGCTGGCCGCGGTCCGGCCGGGGGGCGAGCCGCTGCTGGCCGCCGTGGAGCGCGAGCTGCTGCGCCTGACCGGCGTCCGGGTGCCGCGCGAGGCCTGGCAGCTCGACCAGATCCCCGACCATCTGCGGATCACGTACCGGGTGATCGACGAGCGCAAGCGCACGCTGGCCGAGGACAAGGACCTCGACGCGCTCAAGCGCCGCCTCGCGCCGCGGCTGCGTCAGACGCTCGCCGAGGCCGGCGACGACCTGGAGCGGACGGGCCTGCGCACCTGGAGTTTCGGCAGCCTGCCGCGGGTGTTCGAGCAGGGCAGGATGAAGGGCTACCCGGCGCTCGTGGACGCCGGCGACTCCGTCTCCGTCAAGATCTTCGAGACCGAGGCCGAGCAGCGCCGCGCCCACTGGCCGGGCGTGCGCCGCCTGCTCCTGCTCAACGTCACCAACCCGGCCAAGTCCCTGCTGGCCGGCCTGAGCAACCAGGCCAAGCTGGCGCTGTCGCGCAGCCCGCACGGCGGCGCGGTCGCGCTCTTCGACGACGTGGTCAACGCGGCCGTCGACCAGCTCATGGAGGAGGCCGGCGGCCCCGCCTGGGACCCGGTCGCCTTCGACCGCCTCTACCAGCACGTGCGCGCCGACCTGCACGACACGGCGGCCGGGGTGCTGGCGAAGGTGGAGCAGATCCTGGCCGTCTGGCACGAGGCGGCGGCCCGCCTCGACGCCCTGCGTCCGAGCGCCGCCACCGACGACCTCCGCGACCAGCTCAAGCACCTGATCTACAAGGGGTTCGTCACGGCGACCGGCCACCGCCGCCTGTCCGACCTGCTCCGCTACATCCGCGCCGCCGAGCGCCGCCTCACCAAGCTGCCCGAGGACCCGTGGCGCGACCAGGAGTGGATGGACCGGGTGCACAAGGTCGAGGACGACTACCACGACCTGCTGGACAAGCTGCCGCCGGCGCGGCGCGGTGACCCTGACGTGACGGAGATCCGCTGGATGATCGAGGAGCTGAGGGTCAGCTTCTTCGCCCAGACCCTGGGCACTCCCACGCCGATCAGCGAGAAGCGCATCACCAAGGCGATGGACAAGCTCACGTCATGA
- the ppgK gene encoding polyphosphate--glucose phosphotransferase: MNVLGIDIGGSGIKGAPVDTEAGELTEERLRIPTPEPSRPDAVAVAVREIREHFAWSGPVGVTFPGVVTDGVVRTAANVDRSWIGVDAAALFGGASVLNDADAAGVAEMVFGRGRGERGTVLMLTFGTGIGSALFRDGVLVPNTELGHLQLHGKDAEHRASSRAREEHDLSWEKWAERVQEYLEHVEMLFSPSLIVIGGGVSKKAEKFLPHVTLRTRVVPAGLQNEAGIIGAALAARP; this comes from the coding sequence ATGAACGTGCTGGGCATCGACATCGGCGGTTCGGGGATCAAGGGCGCCCCCGTGGACACCGAGGCCGGCGAGCTGACCGAGGAGCGCCTGAGGATCCCCACCCCGGAGCCGTCGCGCCCCGACGCGGTCGCGGTCGCCGTACGCGAGATCCGGGAGCATTTCGCCTGGTCCGGGCCGGTCGGGGTGACCTTCCCCGGCGTGGTCACGGACGGCGTGGTGCGCACGGCCGCCAACGTCGACCGGTCGTGGATCGGGGTGGACGCGGCGGCGCTGTTCGGCGGGGCGAGCGTGCTCAACGACGCCGACGCGGCCGGCGTGGCCGAGATGGTGTTCGGCCGTGGGCGCGGGGAGCGGGGCACCGTGCTCATGCTGACCTTCGGGACCGGCATCGGCAGCGCCCTGTTCCGCGACGGCGTGCTGGTGCCCAACACCGAGCTGGGGCACCTGCAGCTCCACGGCAAGGACGCCGAGCACCGGGCCTCCTCCCGGGCCCGCGAGGAGCACGACCTGAGCTGGGAGAAGTGGGCCGAGCGGGTCCAGGAATACCTGGAGCACGTGGAGATGCTGTTCTCGCCGTCGCTCATCGTGATCGGCGGGGGCGTCAGCAAGAAGGCCGAGAAGTTCCTGCCGCACGTCACGCTGCGCACCCGCGTGGTGCCCGCCGGGCTGCAGAACGAGGCCGGCATCATCGGCGCGGCCCTGGCCGCCCGCCCCTGA
- a CDS encoding TIGR03118 family protein: MSDVQGKAPVTDAKVVNPWGLAMGKTLWVSNTGTGTATVYSGTGKKEQTEVWIPGGAPTGQVFNPGSGFTVKGKPATFIFSSPSGAITGWNAEVDPKNAVIAAFTRGADYKGLELVQTEDDAFLLAADFAGGRIHAFDQDFRRIRLSRWQFRDPGVPGNYHAYNVAVANGNIWVSYALRDPSTGKPVFGNGKGFVSRFNASGRVTGRISRVGLNAPWGITAAPRGWGQYAGALLVGNFGDGTVHAYKRSRHLGALTTANGRPIVLPGLWDLEPGTAATGGERSLWFSAGIDGTKHGLIGVITPQGVKPTSTGAAANPPASPRHPSGHKTSAPATTSPSSQNPYGGY; encoded by the coding sequence GTGTCGGACGTCCAGGGCAAAGCCCCGGTCACCGACGCCAAGGTCGTCAACCCGTGGGGCCTGGCCATGGGCAAGACACTGTGGGTCTCCAACACGGGCACGGGCACCGCCACGGTCTACTCCGGCACCGGGAAGAAGGAGCAGACCGAGGTGTGGATCCCGGGCGGAGCACCCACCGGCCAGGTCTTCAACCCCGGCAGCGGCTTCACCGTCAAGGGCAAGCCCGCCACGTTCATCTTCTCCAGCCCGAGCGGCGCCATCACCGGCTGGAACGCCGAGGTGGACCCGAAGAACGCCGTCATCGCCGCGTTCACCCGGGGCGCCGACTACAAGGGGCTGGAGCTCGTCCAGACCGAGGACGACGCCTTCCTGCTGGCCGCCGACTTCGCCGGTGGCCGCATCCACGCCTTCGACCAGGACTTCCGGCGCATCCGCCTGTCGCGCTGGCAGTTCAGGGACCCGGGGGTGCCGGGCAACTACCACGCCTACAACGTGGCGGTGGCCAACGGCAACATCTGGGTGTCGTACGCGCTGCGTGACCCGTCCACCGGCAAGCCGGTCTTCGGCAACGGCAAGGGCTTCGTGAGCCGCTTCAACGCCTCCGGCCGCGTCACCGGCCGCATCTCCCGCGTCGGGCTGAACGCCCCCTGGGGCATCACCGCCGCGCCCAGGGGCTGGGGCCAGTACGCCGGCGCGCTGCTCGTCGGCAACTTCGGCGACGGCACCGTGCACGCCTACAAGCGCAGCCGTCACCTCGGCGCGCTGACCACGGCGAACGGCCGGCCGATCGTGCTGCCGGGGCTGTGGGACCTGGAGCCGGGCACCGCGGCCACCGGCGGCGAGCGCTCCCTGTGGTTCTCCGCGGGCATCGACGGCACCAAGCACGGCCTGATCGGCGTCATCACCCCGCAGGGCGTGAAGCCGACCTCCACCGGCGCGGCGGCCAACCCGCCCGCCTCCCCCAGGCACCCCTCGGGGCACAAAACGAGCGCCCCCGCCACCACCTCGCCGTCCTCCCAGAACCCGTACGGCGGGTACTAG